GTTCAGAAGGATGAAGACGACCACGCGGCCGTCACCGTGATCAGCGAGAACTTCTGGACGTCACACTATGCCCACAGTCCCGACGTGATCGGAAAGACGCTCTTGATCAAATCACACCCCTTCACCATTGTCGGTGTCGCAGCAAAAGGATTCGAAGGCACGGAAGGCCGTATTCCGCTGGATTTCTGGATTCCGCTGCAGAGCGATCCGGAGTTCAATGCATGGGGCAATCCAGCGGTCGACGGAACCTATCTCACGCTTCCCACCTTCTGGTGCATCCGCCTGCTGGCGCGTATACCTGATGGCGTCACTCAGGAGCAGGCGCTCGCCAAGGCGCAGGGCATCTTCCAGCAGGTGGCTTATCTTGGCATCGCGCAGAAACGCGCGGGAGAACGAGTCCCACAGCTCTCGTTCTTCCCGGCAAAGCAGTTCGATGGACAGGACGAGTCCTTTGCCCGCTCCCTTAAGACACTGATGGCGATGGTCGGTCTGGTTCTATTGATCGCTATGTGCAACATCGTAATGCTGCTGATGGCGCGCAACGCCAATCGCCAACGGGAGTTCAGCATTCGCCTGGCCATCGGTGCGGGCCGCAAGGAGATTGCGCGGCAATTGCTGACTGAAAGTTTTCTGCTGGTCACGTTGGGCGGAGTCACAGCGTGGATCTTCGCACTGGGTGCAACACGCGCTCTCGGAGCCTGGGCACAGATCGACTCCAATCTTCAACCCGACTCGGTCGTGCTTTGGTTCACCTTATGTGTGCTGATGCTCTCGGCGCTGGTCTTTGGTCTCGCGCCGCTACGTGCGGCTATTTCTTCAGGACCGGAGATGGCGTTACGCAGCTCTGCCACTGCTTCACAGGTAACGACTCGCAACGTACGCACGGGCAATATCGTGATCGTCATGCAGGTGGCCATGTGTGTCGTGCTCCTGGTAGGAGCCGCGCTGTTGATGGGAACGCTGCGCAACCTGATGAATATCCCCCTGGGGCAGAAGCCGGAGGGAGTCCTCGTCTTTGGTGTTCGACCGCAACACATTCAATCGAAAGAGGAGAGTATCGCATTCTTCGGCAATCTGCAGCAGAGGCTGCGGACGATACCTGGCGTCGAAGCCGTCTCCTTCGCCGCCAATCGCCCAGGCTCAGGCTGGTCCAGCAACAACGGAGGTCTCCGCGTCGACGGCCATAAACCGAATGGGGTTGAGCCTAAAGAGGCTTACTACAGACATAACACCGTTGGTAGTGACTACTTCCGCACCATGGGCGTGCCTGTACTGCAGGGTAGAGACTTCTCCGATGCCGACTCTGCCACTGCTCCCCCGACCGTCATCGTGAATGAGACCTTTGCGAAGAAGTATCTCGGCACCGTAAACGCGGTCGGCCATGTCCTGTCGAACTCGAAGGGGCTTCGCCCGAGACTGATCGTCGGGGTTGTGAAGGATCACAAATATACCGGCATCACCGAAGAGACAAGGCCCATGCACTGGACCGTCTTCATGCAGGAGGATCTTGAAAATCAACTGAATGTTGAGATGCGCGTACAAGGTGATCCCATGGCGATGCTGCCTACCGTGCGCAGGTTCATGCACGAGATTGATCCGGATATGCCACTGCTCGAGCCAATGGCGCAGAGCGAGGTCTTCCGGCTGTCCATCTCGCAGCAGATCATGTTTGCCCGGCTCGCGGGATGCTTTGGCGTGCTTGCAGTTGTGTTGATCTCTACCGGTCTGTACGGAACACTCTCGTACCGGGTGAACAGACGCAACGCGGAGATCGGGGTGCGGATGGCGCTGGGCGCACAGCGCAGACAGATCGTGTGGATGGTCCTGCGCGGAAGCCTGTTGCTTACGGCAGTCGGTGTAGTTATAGGAGTTCCAGCTGCAATCGCTGCTTCTAAAGGAATCGAAAGCTCGTTGTATGGCGTTAAAGCCCTGGACGTCGTCAGCTACCTCTTTGCGATCGCCGGGGTGACCATCGTTGCGCTGGCAGCCAGTGGCCTGCCAGCGGGACGTGCAGGCAGTGTTGATCCTTCTACCGCTCTTCGTGCGGACTAATCCCGGTTCAGAGGAGAGCAACACGATAAAAATTGGTGACCACCGTCGCAGTTAGCCGTCAAAACCACATTGCAGGCAGTTTGGGCTCGGCAGAAACTCGCCCCGGCTTGGGGTGAGAATCCGGGGTGTTTTCATGGCTATGAAGATCCGTGGTTTCTTTCTATTCGGTGCAAGCTTAATGTTTTCAGCGGCAGCCGCAAGACCGGTTGCCAACGCCCAGGAAGCTCCATCCGGTGATGGCAACGGCGCAGCCGCTAAGCCGCAGGTCGTGGAGCATCCTAACCCACTGAAGCGCCGACTCTCAGACAGTGAGCGCATCCGGCAGCAAAAAGATCTCCATAAAGAGATCAAAAGCGACTACAGGAAGTGGGTGGAACAGGACGTCATCTGGATCATCACAGACGAAGAACTGCAGGCATTCAAAAATCTCTCAAACAATGAAGAGCGTGACGCCTTCATTGAAGCCTTCTGGCAGCGCCGTAATCCGAATCCCGACTCACCCGACAATGAATATCGCGAAGAGCACTACCAGCGCATCGCCTATGCGAACGAGCACTTTGCCGCCGGTAAGCCTGGCTGGAAGACCGACCGCGGCCATATTTATATTGCCTACGGCAAGCCGGACAGTATCGATTCGCATCCCTCGGGTGGACAGTATGAGCGTCCCATCGATGAAGGCGGCGGATCCACGTCGACCTACCCGTTTGAGATCTGGCACTACCGCTATCTTGAAGGCGTCAGCGATAACATCGATATCGAATTTGTCGACACCTGCATGTGCGGCGACTACCACATGACCATCGACCGTTCTGAAAAGGACGCGTTGAAGATGGTTCCCGGCGCCGGCCCTACGCTCTACGAGCAGTGGGGGCAGGGCAACAAAACCGACCGCTTTACCCAGGGAGGCCTGGAACAGCTCGGTCTTGGGCCGCGCAGCTCCATGAACCAGTCCAAGCAGTTCGATCGCCTGAACACCTACGCAAAGCTGATGGCCGCTCCGCAGATCAAGTTCAAAGATCTGGAGCAGTATCTGACCACATCGACCATTCTGAATGGACCTCCGTTCCTCTTCGATGTCCGTATGGACTATGTGAAAGTCACAAACGAGACGGTGCTTGTTCCCATAACCCTTCAGGTGAAGAACCGTGATGTCACCTTCTCAAACAAAGATGGAGTGGCGACAGGTACGGTCAACATTCTGGGCCGCGTGAGCAACCTGAACCATAAGGTGGTGCAGACCTTTGAGAACACCGTCAACATCCAGGTTCCGAGTGAACTGCTCCCGAAAACGCAGGACAACGTTTCGGTGTATTGGAAGTCGCTGC
This genomic window from Terriglobus albidus contains:
- a CDS encoding ABC transporter permease, with product MMDRALVFLARLKALFLRSSDDAAFDNEVEAHLEMLAERYQSQGMDAAEAKRAARRQFGNVTLLTQKRKEARTTMFFSNVARDLRYGVRQLVKTPVFTLVCVLTLALGVGANTAVFSVMHAVLTKMLPVHDASRVVYVHTSDLPDGAHNTGDFNTSFSYAAYREFREHSGLQEVIGYIPMSSSGKAPVRVGVLPEEAAGDMVSGNYFSGLGVGVEQGRGFVQKDEDDHAAVTVISENFWTSHYAHSPDVIGKTLLIKSHPFTIVGVAAKGFEGTEGRIPLDFWIPLQSDPEFNAWGNPAVDGTYLTLPTFWCIRLLARIPDGVTQEQALAKAQGIFQQVAYLGIAQKRAGERVPQLSFFPAKQFDGQDESFARSLKTLMAMVGLVLLIAMCNIVMLLMARNANRQREFSIRLAIGAGRKEIARQLLTESFLLVTLGGVTAWIFALGATRALGAWAQIDSNLQPDSVVLWFTLCVLMLSALVFGLAPLRAAISSGPEMALRSSATASQVTTRNVRTGNIVIVMQVAMCVVLLVGAALLMGTLRNLMNIPLGQKPEGVLVFGVRPQHIQSKEESIAFFGNLQQRLRTIPGVEAVSFAANRPGSGWSSNNGGLRVDGHKPNGVEPKEAYYRHNTVGSDYFRTMGVPVLQGRDFSDADSATAPPTVIVNETFAKKYLGTVNAVGHVLSNSKGLRPRLIVGVVKDHKYTGITEETRPMHWTVFMQEDLENQLNVEMRVQGDPMAMLPTVRRFMHEIDPDMPLLEPMAQSEVFRLSISQQIMFARLAGCFGVLAVVLISTGLYGTLSYRVNRRNAEIGVRMALGAQRRQIVWMVLRGSLLLTAVGVVIGVPAAIAASKGIESSLYGVKALDVVSYLFAIAGVTIVALAASGLPAGRAGSVDPSTALRAD
- a CDS encoding GWxTD domain-containing protein produces the protein MKIRGFFLFGASLMFSAAAARPVANAQEAPSGDGNGAAAKPQVVEHPNPLKRRLSDSERIRQQKDLHKEIKSDYRKWVEQDVIWIITDEELQAFKNLSNNEERDAFIEAFWQRRNPNPDSPDNEYREEHYQRIAYANEHFAAGKPGWKTDRGHIYIAYGKPDSIDSHPSGGQYERPIDEGGGSTSTYPFEIWHYRYLEGVSDNIDIEFVDTCMCGDYHMTIDRSEKDALKMVPGAGPTLYEQWGQGNKTDRFTQGGLEQLGLGPRSSMNQSKQFDRLNTYAKLMAAPQIKFKDLEQYLTTSTILNGPPFLFDVRMDYVKVTNETVLVPITLQVKNRDVTFSNKDGVATGTVNILGRVSNLNHKVVQTFENTVNIQVPSELLPKTQDNVSVYWKSLPLKPGLYKVDIAVKDVNNPDHIGTWKSSVNVPKFDDDRLAASSLILADKMDRVSTHEIGADNFVIGNTRIRPRVSAGSGVPVTFKRDQNLNFWMQVYNLGIDEKSKVNRARIEYQITDLSNNKAFLDATEETAKLNPHSDQVTLEKSVPLAGLQPGKYQVTIKVDDSVSKQEIAESAPFVVE